The following coding sequences are from one Mastomys coucha isolate ucsf_1 unplaced genomic scaffold, UCSF_Mcou_1 pScaffold9, whole genome shotgun sequence window:
- the LOC116084177 gene encoding transmembrane protein 92-like yields the protein MQDAWVQGALILIFGLLSSIQQVSTNEAINTCGILNCTKGFRCCDNECCPERKVWNPANKPFRIVFINVCIILPLLCICGLLRHFCPNQVVLKPTPTEPPPPYSFRPKGPASQMRRTGYATLSATPYTNLLDHAQDPEMTAYPIVSLVL from the exons ATGCAGGATGCCTGGGTCCAGGGCGCACTCATCTTGATCTTTGGCCTGCTTTCCAGTATCCAACAAGTAAGCACCAACGAGGCTATAAACACGTGTGGCATCTTAAACTGTACCAAAGGATTCAGATGCTGTGACAATGAATGCTGCCCAGAAAGAAAGGTCTGGAATCCTGCCAATAAGCCCTTCAGGATCGTGTTCATCAATGTATGCATCATTTTACCCCTTTTGTGCATTTGTGGCCTACTAAGGCACTTCTGTCCCAA TCAGGTTGTCCTGAAGCCAACTCCTACAGAGCCACCTCCTCCCTACAGCTTCAGGCCTAAGGGTCCTGCTAGCCAGATGAGAAGGACTGGCTATGCAACCCTTTCAGCTACTCCATACACAAACCTCTTGGATCATGCCCAGGACCCTGAAATGACTGCCTATCCCATCGTGTCTCTTGTCCTTTga